In Methanosarcina siciliae T4/M, one genomic interval encodes:
- a CDS encoding 3-isopropylmalate dehydratase small subunit yields MKGRAWKFGDDVDTDAVIPGRYLIFNTPGELAKYTFEGVRPDFAKKVHENDIVVAGSNFGCGSSREHAPLALKGSKVSCVIAKSFARIFFRNAINIGVPVLECPDTDRIDDGDELEVDLSTGIIQNITKEETYQATPLPDFVREIVDEGGLIEYARKLVSER; encoded by the coding sequence ATGAAAGGAAGAGCCTGGAAATTCGGAGATGACGTGGATACGGATGCAGTAATTCCCGGAAGGTACCTTATTTTCAATACCCCGGGTGAGCTTGCTAAGTATACATTTGAAGGCGTACGCCCTGATTTTGCAAAAAAAGTTCATGAAAATGACATTGTGGTCGCTGGAAGTAATTTCGGCTGCGGGTCCTCGCGCGAACACGCCCCTCTTGCCCTTAAAGGGTCAAAGGTATCCTGTGTGATCGCAAAGTCTTTCGCAAGGATCTTTTTCCGAAATGCGATCAACATCGGAGTTCCGGTCCTTGAATGTCCGGACACGGATAGGATCGATGACGGAGATGAACTTGAAGTGGACCTTTCAACAGGGATCATTCAAAACATAACAAAAGAAGAGACCTATCAGGCAACCCCCCTTCCGGATTTCGTCCGCGAGATCGTAGATGAAGGAGGGCTCATAGAGTATGCCCGAAAACTGGTCTCTGAACGCTAA